The proteins below come from a single Candidatus Eremiobacteraceae bacterium genomic window:
- a CDS encoding DoxX family membrane protein: protein MKANNALVLLRLFLGVTFAIAVYPKLAAGAQYPVMLRAFLERFALANAHPFYAAFLSGTVLPHIATFGVLIQIAETFVALALISGTATRLAAVVAMFLVTNYMFAKGLWWWYPSSNDAADFMIALALIIGSAGRTFGVDALLAERFPKVPW from the coding sequence GTGAAGGCGAACAATGCGCTCGTCCTTCTTCGCTTGTTCCTCGGGGTCACTTTCGCGATAGCGGTCTACCCCAAACTCGCGGCGGGCGCGCAGTATCCGGTGATGCTGCGCGCTTTCCTCGAACGCTTCGCACTCGCGAATGCGCATCCGTTCTACGCCGCGTTCCTCTCGGGGACGGTCCTGCCGCACATCGCCACGTTCGGCGTCCTCATCCAGATCGCCGAGACGTTCGTCGCGCTCGCGCTCATCAGCGGTACGGCGACGCGGCTCGCGGCCGTGGTGGCGATGTTCCTCGTGACGAACTACATGTTCGCCAAGGGTCTGTGGTGGTGGTACCCGTCGAGCAACGACGCCGCGGACTTTATGATCGCATTAGCGCTCATCATCGGCAGCGCCGGGCGGACGTTCGGCGTCGATGCCCTTCTCGCGGAGCGCTTCCCAAAGGTACCTTGGTAG
- the egtD gene encoding L-histidine N(alpha)-methyltransferase: MDFAADVRSGLSAPQKRLLPKYLYDDLGSALFDAITALPEYYLTNAEAEILRNHAGEIIDAVGYPVELIELGSGSAVKTRLLIDAAFVRQPTLRFCPIDISSAALDASAKALRREYPRIVVDGINAEYLSGIARLSRNGARCRLALFLGSNIGNFEPDEARATLSALRSVLDPGDGFLLGADLKKDARTLEAAYDDPTGVTAAFSRNLLGRINRELGGHFDLSTFQHTARYNPAASRIEIRLVSTVEQDVAIDRIGMVAHFEAGEPIYTESSYKFDDASISSLAVAAGFAVTGRWTDASERFADYLLTART, encoded by the coding sequence ATGGATTTTGCCGCCGACGTACGGTCGGGTTTGAGCGCGCCGCAAAAGCGCCTTTTGCCGAAGTACCTATACGACGACCTCGGGTCGGCGCTCTTCGACGCTATCACGGCGCTGCCGGAATACTATCTGACCAACGCCGAGGCGGAGATCCTCCGGAACCACGCCGGCGAGATCATCGACGCGGTCGGCTATCCCGTCGAACTCATCGAGCTCGGCAGCGGCAGCGCGGTGAAGACGCGTCTCCTCATCGACGCCGCGTTCGTGCGCCAGCCGACTTTGCGGTTTTGCCCCATCGACATATCGAGCGCCGCTCTCGATGCCAGCGCGAAGGCGCTGCGCCGGGAATATCCGCGCATCGTCGTCGACGGCATCAACGCCGAATATCTCAGCGGCATCGCACGCCTCTCGCGCAACGGGGCGCGTTGCCGGCTCGCGCTTTTCCTCGGGTCGAACATCGGCAATTTCGAGCCCGACGAGGCGCGCGCGACGCTCTCCGCACTGCGGTCGGTGCTCGATCCCGGCGACGGGTTTCTCCTCGGCGCCGACCTGAAAAAAGACGCCCGAACGCTCGAAGCCGCGTACGACGACCCGACCGGCGTCACCGCGGCGTTCAGCCGCAACCTGCTCGGCAGGATCAATCGCGAGCTCGGCGGCCACTTCGACCTATCGACGTTCCAGCACACCGCGCGCTACAACCCCGCGGCGTCGCGGATCGAGATCCGCTTGGTCAGCACGGTTGAACAGGATGTGGCCATCGACCGCATCGGCATGGTCGCGCACTTCGAAGCCGGCGAGCCGATCTACACCGAGTCGTCATATAAGTTCGACGACGCTTCGATCTCGTCGTTGGCAGTGGCTGCGGGTTTCGCGGTGACGGGCCGCTGGACCGACGCATCCGAACGCTTCGCGGACTATCTGCTGACGGCTCGTACCTGA
- a CDS encoding alpha/beta hydrolase → MATTEIDLDDGARTILEVWGERGPIVLCVHGMTSSRKAWVRLAERLDGRCRIAAYDQRGHGDAASTRGPMTLDTHVADLDAVARSLGPDVFALVGHSWGGAVVILAGKRDEARRVVAIDPVLRVLAGTWNADYLDDAQALFALPKAARELSIRSALAGWHPTDVEGKLHAVEHMTAEPIARLGSENRVDEGGWNLLDALVDYPKPLLVFAAGPDDSVMSSNDVAHLKARGGANVRVAEFPNEGHNLHRTAFDAFATEVAAFLEV, encoded by the coding sequence ATGGCCACGACTGAAATCGATCTCGACGACGGCGCGCGCACTATCCTCGAGGTATGGGGCGAGCGCGGACCCATAGTGCTTTGCGTCCACGGCATGACGAGTTCGCGAAAAGCGTGGGTCAGGTTAGCGGAGCGCCTCGACGGACGTTGCCGGATAGCGGCGTACGATCAGCGCGGGCATGGTGACGCCGCGAGCACGCGCGGCCCGATGACGCTCGACACGCATGTCGCGGATCTCGACGCAGTCGCGCGATCGCTCGGCCCGGATGTGTTCGCGCTCGTCGGACATTCGTGGGGCGGAGCGGTCGTGATCCTCGCGGGCAAACGCGACGAAGCTCGGCGCGTCGTCGCCATCGACCCGGTGTTGCGCGTGCTCGCGGGAACGTGGAACGCCGACTACCTCGACGATGCGCAGGCGCTTTTCGCACTTCCCAAAGCCGCGCGTGAACTCTCGATACGTTCGGCGCTCGCCGGCTGGCATCCGACCGACGTCGAAGGCAAACTCCACGCCGTCGAGCACATGACGGCCGAGCCGATCGCACGCCTCGGGTCGGAGAACCGCGTCGACGAAGGCGGTTGGAACCTGCTCGATGCGCTCGTCGATTATCCGAAGCCGCTGCTCGTCTTCGCGGCCGGACCCGATGACTCGGTCATGTCGAGCAATGACGTCGCGCACCTGAAGGCACGCGGCGGCGCGAACGTGCGAGTCGCGGAGTTTCCGAACGAGGGCCACAACCTCCATCGCACCGCGTTCGATGCGTTCGCGACGGAGGTGGCGGCCTTCTTGGAAGTGTGA
- a CDS encoding NAD(P)-dependent oxidoreductase, which produces MASNPSIGVVGVGRMGANIARRLKDVGYPIAAVYDIQPDLARSIAAELGAQASPTLAGVTSASDVVITVVTDDAAMRRIYAQSGDSLLQSAGGKFFINCATITPDVHVEVEKLVEAAGGRSLEACMASSIPQARDGTLYLMIGGRKDAFEQARPMLERMSKSLSYVGASGEAAKVKALVNMVMNINTAGLAEGLGLGDALGLDLDMLREIFAQTGANSRVLETDGADMQNREHDCYFSAAHAAKDSGIALELARSAGLDLPLAAATKGQFDAMIGQGLGELDKSGVAELTFKSRHAPTLARA; this is translated from the coding sequence TTGGCCAGCAATCCAAGCATCGGCGTCGTCGGCGTGGGCCGGATGGGCGCGAATATCGCTCGCCGGTTGAAAGACGTCGGCTACCCGATCGCAGCGGTCTACGATATCCAGCCGGACTTGGCGCGCTCGATCGCGGCCGAGCTCGGTGCTCAGGCGTCTCCGACGCTCGCCGGCGTCACATCGGCATCGGATGTCGTCATCACGGTCGTGACCGACGACGCGGCGATGCGCCGCATCTACGCGCAAAGCGGCGATAGCCTTCTGCAAAGTGCCGGCGGCAAGTTCTTCATCAACTGCGCGACGATCACGCCGGACGTGCACGTCGAGGTCGAAAAGCTCGTCGAGGCCGCGGGCGGACGAAGCCTCGAGGCATGTATGGCGAGCTCGATCCCACAAGCTCGCGACGGTACGCTCTACCTCATGATTGGCGGTCGCAAGGATGCGTTCGAACAGGCGCGTCCGATGCTCGAGCGCATGAGCAAGTCGCTTAGCTACGTTGGCGCCAGCGGTGAAGCGGCGAAGGTGAAAGCGCTCGTCAACATGGTCATGAACATCAACACCGCAGGTCTCGCCGAAGGCCTTGGACTCGGCGATGCGCTCGGGCTCGATCTCGACATGCTGCGCGAGATATTCGCGCAGACCGGCGCGAACTCGCGCGTGCTCGAGACGGACGGCGCCGACATGCAGAACAGGGAACACGATTGCTATTTCTCGGCGGCGCACGCCGCGAAGGACTCGGGCATCGCGCTTGAGCTCGCGCGGTCGGCCGGTCTCGACCTGCCGCTCGCCGCCGCCACGAAGGGCCAGTTCGATGCGATGATCGGCCAAGGGCTCGGCGAGCTCGACAAGTCCGGCGTCGCAGAACTGACGTTCAAATCCAGGCACGCTCCGACGCTCGCGCGCGCCTGA
- a CDS encoding glycine betaine ABC transporter substrate-binding protein: MTPLRIGRRSALTAIAGLALAPAACARPAGAAIKIGSKNFTEELILGELYAQSLEHAGLRVDRRLDLGSVEVAMAALERGDIDLYPEYTGTALLVVLKLPPISDRDRTFETVKREYERRFHLSWLKPAPMNDSQALATTPAVAAKYGLRTLSDLSRQAPKLRLASVPEFTDRPDGLAGLKKAYGGFAFASIRYIAIGLKYKALLDGDVDVAVAFGTDGQIGADHLVVLEDDKRFWPPYQVAPVVRDDALSRFPSIEPALDALAPHITDAAMRDLNWRVDGDHQEPADVARAFLRSAGLTA; this comes from the coding sequence ATGACGCCACTTCGGATCGGCCGGCGAAGCGCGCTCACCGCAATCGCCGGCTTGGCGCTCGCGCCGGCTGCCTGCGCACGCCCGGCGGGCGCGGCGATCAAGATCGGCTCGAAGAACTTCACCGAAGAGCTCATCCTCGGCGAGCTGTACGCGCAGTCGCTCGAGCACGCCGGGCTGCGCGTCGATCGCCGCTTGGATCTCGGCAGCGTCGAGGTCGCGATGGCTGCGCTCGAGCGAGGCGATATCGATCTCTATCCCGAGTACACCGGCACCGCATTGCTCGTCGTCTTGAAGCTGCCGCCGATTTCGGATCGCGACCGCACCTTCGAAACCGTGAAGCGCGAATACGAGCGGCGCTTCCATCTGTCGTGGTTGAAGCCGGCGCCGATGAACGACAGCCAGGCGCTCGCGACGACGCCTGCGGTCGCGGCGAAGTATGGATTGCGCACCCTCTCAGACTTATCGCGTCAAGCGCCGAAGCTCAGGCTCGCCTCGGTTCCGGAATTTACGGATCGCCCGGACGGGCTTGCCGGACTCAAGAAAGCGTACGGCGGCTTTGCGTTCGCCAGCATCCGCTACATCGCGATCGGGCTCAAGTACAAGGCGCTGCTCGACGGCGACGTCGATGTGGCGGTCGCCTTCGGTACCGACGGTCAGATCGGCGCCGATCATCTCGTCGTGCTCGAAGACGACAAGCGCTTCTGGCCTCCGTACCAGGTCGCACCGGTCGTGCGCGACGACGCGCTCTCGCGCTTCCCTTCGATCGAGCCGGCGCTCGACGCGCTCGCGCCGCACATCACGGACGCTGCGATGCGCGACTTGAATTGGCGCGTCGACGGCGATCACCAAGAACCCGCCGACGTCGCGCGCGCCTTCCTCCGCTCGGCCGGACTTACCGCGTGA
- a CDS encoding ABC transporter permease gives MTYFLGHQPDVWLAIGQHALISFVSLVIALAIAIPLGVLAARSPAVGAPVLGVLGAIYTIPSMALLGVLVLVEGLGFWTAVTALAAYAQMILVRNVAAGIAGVDRGVVEAARGLGMGAWQLFWRIERPLATPVFIAGLRVATVSIVGIASVAAWVGAGGLGTLIFAGIDQGNDAKAVTGAIAAMVLALAADGLLRALERRYVVPR, from the coding sequence ATGACGTATTTCCTCGGACATCAACCAGACGTCTGGCTCGCGATCGGCCAGCACGCGCTCATATCCTTCGTGTCGCTGGTCATCGCGCTTGCGATCGCGATCCCCCTCGGCGTTCTCGCCGCGCGGTCGCCCGCCGTCGGCGCGCCCGTCCTCGGCGTCCTCGGAGCGATCTACACGATCCCGAGCATGGCGCTGCTCGGCGTGCTCGTCCTGGTCGAGGGCCTCGGTTTTTGGACCGCCGTCACGGCGCTCGCGGCGTACGCGCAGATGATACTCGTCCGGAACGTCGCCGCCGGCATCGCGGGCGTCGATCGCGGCGTCGTCGAGGCGGCGCGTGGTCTCGGCATGGGGGCGTGGCAGCTGTTCTGGCGGATCGAACGTCCGCTTGCGACTCCCGTCTTCATCGCGGGCCTGCGCGTCGCGACGGTATCGATCGTCGGCATCGCAAGCGTCGCGGCTTGGGTCGGCGCCGGCGGCCTCGGAACGCTCATCTTCGCCGGCATCGATCAAGGCAACGACGCGAAAGCCGTGACCGGCGCGATCGCCGCGATGGTCCTAGCGCTTGCGGCTGACGGCTTGCTTCGCGCGCTCGAGCGCCGGTACGTGGTGCCGCGTTAA
- a CDS encoding TldD/PmbA family protein, protein MAIDTTSGPDAIASVLSGVIAASNVDETEVIFSRSEAALTRYTRNEIHENVIEGDASLSIRAVVGKRVGVASTSRLDDRAIADTLARAASIARLSPEDPMFPGLPEGGPEPRTLAGAYDAATASASPDDRAAAVGRIAATMQHHQLHAAGFVASRCDAIAIANSKGTRRYFESTDASVNIKAIGDDSSGYAEGFARSLEQLDFDALAAIAAKKVLDGRDPEPLGPGAYTVILEPPAFREFLGYLSWAGFGAQSLDDGSSFLAGRIGDHVMGKNVTIRDDFAHPLSPGIPIDFEGMARTSVPIIEAGVAKGVVYDSYYAHKLGHANTGHALPAPNSIGPLPLNIIVEPGSYSTAELVRSVEHGVLVSRTWYIRLVDQKKMLITGMTRDGVFLIEHGVITRGLKNMRFNESIIEALGRCELASELVRSENMVLPAVRIDGFHFTSATTF, encoded by the coding sequence ATGGCGATTGACACCACGTCCGGTCCGGACGCGATCGCGAGCGTCTTGTCCGGCGTCATCGCGGCATCGAACGTCGACGAGACCGAAGTCATCTTCAGCCGCTCCGAGGCCGCGCTGACGCGTTATACGCGCAACGAGATCCACGAGAACGTCATCGAAGGCGATGCGTCGCTGAGCATCCGAGCGGTGGTGGGCAAACGCGTCGGCGTCGCATCGACGAGCCGTCTGGACGACCGCGCGATCGCCGATACGCTCGCGCGCGCGGCGTCGATCGCCCGCCTGTCGCCCGAGGATCCGATGTTCCCCGGCCTGCCCGAAGGCGGGCCGGAGCCTCGAACGCTCGCCGGCGCATACGATGCCGCGACGGCCTCGGCTTCACCGGACGATCGAGCGGCCGCCGTCGGCCGGATCGCGGCGACGATGCAGCATCATCAGCTCCACGCCGCCGGGTTCGTCGCGAGTCGCTGCGACGCCATCGCGATCGCGAACTCGAAAGGAACTCGCCGGTACTTCGAATCGACCGACGCATCGGTCAACATCAAAGCGATCGGCGACGACTCGTCAGGTTACGCCGAGGGCTTCGCGCGCTCGCTCGAACAGCTCGACTTCGACGCGCTCGCCGCGATCGCTGCGAAGAAAGTGCTCGACGGCCGCGATCCCGAACCGCTCGGCCCAGGCGCCTACACGGTCATCCTCGAGCCGCCGGCGTTTCGCGAGTTCCTCGGTTACCTTTCGTGGGCCGGCTTCGGCGCGCAATCGCTCGACGACGGTTCGTCGTTCCTCGCCGGCCGTATCGGCGACCATGTGATGGGGAAGAACGTCACCATCCGCGACGATTTCGCCCATCCGCTCAGCCCGGGCATTCCGATCGACTTCGAAGGCATGGCCCGGACGAGCGTGCCGATCATCGAGGCGGGCGTCGCAAAAGGGGTCGTCTACGACTCGTACTACGCGCACAAGCTCGGACACGCGAACACCGGGCACGCGCTGCCCGCGCCCAACTCGATCGGACCGCTGCCGCTCAACATCATCGTCGAGCCCGGGTCGTATAGCACCGCCGAGCTCGTCCGCAGCGTCGAACACGGCGTGCTCGTATCGCGCACGTGGTACATCAGGCTCGTCGATCAGAAGAAGATGCTCATAACCGGGATGACGCGCGACGGCGTGTTCCTCATCGAGCACGGCGTCATCACGCGCGGCTTGAAGAACATGCGTTTCAACGAATCGATCATCGAAGCGCTTGGGCGATGCGAGCTGGCCAGCGAGCTGGTCCGATCCGAGAACATGGTATTGCCGGCAGTCCGCATCGACGGCTTTCACTTCACGAGCGCGACGACGTTCTGA
- a CDS encoding ABC transporter ATP-binding protein has protein sequence MTGEPAKSPALRFDAVVHAYGGRRGVDGVTLDVAAGSFCVLLGQSGSGKTTLLKTANRLLEPTSGHVYVEGVDVMSMPPVLLRRRIGYAIQAVGLFPHMRVRENIAVVPELLGWDRMRIAARVDELLDLVHLPPAEYRDRFPRELSGGQQQRVGLARALAGDPAILLMDEPFGAVDAIERTHLQDELAALHRRLGKTVLFVTHDVDEALRLADTIAVMRDGRVEQSGSPLAILARPATPFVADLVGSHDALRLLSVVTVADALDGASSGSTSAQPQAAVASEATLRDALSALAQSGDANVAVERDGARVGVIGVDDMLAALRRIAGGRGR, from the coding sequence GTGACCGGCGAGCCCGCGAAGTCGCCGGCGCTTCGCTTCGACGCAGTCGTCCACGCGTACGGCGGACGGCGCGGCGTCGACGGCGTCACGCTCGACGTGGCCGCGGGCTCGTTTTGCGTGCTGCTCGGTCAGTCGGGGAGCGGCAAGACGACGCTGCTGAAGACGGCTAACCGGCTGCTCGAACCGACGAGCGGTCATGTGTATGTCGAGGGCGTCGACGTCATGTCTATGCCGCCGGTGCTCCTGCGGCGTCGCATCGGCTATGCGATCCAAGCGGTCGGCCTCTTCCCGCATATGCGTGTGCGCGAGAACATCGCGGTCGTCCCCGAGCTCCTCGGGTGGGATCGCATGCGCATCGCCGCGCGCGTCGACGAACTTCTCGACCTCGTCCACCTGCCGCCGGCGGAATATCGGGACCGCTTTCCCCGCGAGCTGTCGGGCGGACAGCAGCAACGCGTCGGGCTCGCGCGAGCGCTTGCCGGCGACCCGGCAATCCTCCTGATGGACGAACCGTTCGGCGCGGTCGACGCGATCGAGCGCACGCATCTGCAGGACGAACTCGCGGCGCTGCATCGACGTTTGGGCAAAACCGTGCTGTTCGTGACGCACGACGTCGATGAGGCGCTGCGTCTCGCCGATACGATCGCCGTCATGCGCGATGGCCGCGTCGAACAATCGGGGTCGCCGCTCGCTATTCTCGCTCGGCCGGCGACGCCGTTCGTCGCAGATCTCGTCGGCTCGCACGATGCGCTTCGGCTGCTCTCGGTCGTCACGGTGGCCGACGCTCTCGACGGCGCCTCGTCCGGGTCGACGAGCGCGCAGCCTCAGGCCGCCGTCGCATCCGAGGCGACGCTTCGCGACGCGCTTTCTGCGTTGGCCCAGAGCGGCGACGCGAACGTCGCCGTCGAGCGCGACGGCGCTCGAGTCGGCGTCATCGGCGTCGACGACATGCTCGCGGCGCTGCGGCGCATCGCCGGAGGTCGCGGCAGATGA
- a CDS encoding Glu/Leu/Phe/Val dehydrogenase: MSSTLDRSAVQSEKNVWQMAQAQLDDVAKLIGLDASVHAYLRVPKRVLSVSVPCEMDDHTLRVFEGYRVQHNMSRGPAKGGIRFHPDVSLDEVKALAMWMTWKCSLVNIPFGGAKGGVICDPKSMSMRELENMTRRYTSEISIIIGPEKDIPAPDVYTTPQIMAWIMDTYSMQKGYSIPGVVTGKPIAIGGSLGRDKATARGCLVVANEAMAEIGRNINGATASIQGFGNAGMHAAELFAEAGYKIVAVSDSRGGVANPKGLDVGKLVAFKQETGSVSGFSGGDKMSNKDVLEVECDVLVPAALEKVITAENAPRIRAKIIAEAANGPTLPEADDILFDRGIMVLPDILANAGGVTVSYFEWVQDLQEDFWDEDKVNERLKRKMTKAFRETLEQSKKHKVHMRRAAYVVAVSRVAEATKLRGVYP, encoded by the coding sequence ATGTCTTCCACCCTTGACCGGTCGGCAGTCCAGTCCGAGAAGAACGTCTGGCAGATGGCTCAGGCGCAGCTCGACGACGTCGCGAAGCTCATCGGCCTCGACGCGTCCGTCCATGCGTATCTGCGCGTTCCGAAGCGCGTGCTCAGCGTATCGGTCCCGTGCGAGATGGACGATCACACGCTGCGTGTCTTCGAGGGCTATCGCGTTCAGCACAATATGTCGCGCGGACCGGCGAAGGGCGGCATCCGGTTCCACCCGGACGTGTCGCTCGATGAAGTGAAAGCGCTCGCCATGTGGATGACGTGGAAGTGCTCGCTCGTCAACATCCCGTTCGGCGGCGCGAAGGGCGGCGTCATCTGCGATCCCAAGTCGATGTCGATGCGCGAGCTCGAGAACATGACGCGCCGCTATACGAGCGAGATCTCGATCATCATCGGACCCGAGAAAGACATCCCTGCGCCCGACGTCTATACGACGCCGCAGATCATGGCGTGGATCATGGACACGTATTCCATGCAAAAGGGTTACTCGATACCGGGTGTCGTCACGGGCAAACCGATCGCGATCGGCGGTTCGCTCGGCCGTGACAAGGCGACGGCGAGAGGATGTCTCGTCGTAGCCAACGAGGCGATGGCGGAGATCGGGCGCAACATCAACGGAGCGACCGCTTCGATCCAGGGCTTTGGCAATGCCGGCATGCACGCGGCCGAACTCTTCGCCGAAGCCGGCTACAAGATCGTCGCCGTCTCCGACAGCCGCGGCGGCGTCGCCAATCCGAAGGGGCTCGACGTCGGCAAGCTCGTCGCGTTCAAGCAAGAGACCGGCAGCGTGTCGGGTTTTTCCGGCGGCGACAAGATGTCGAACAAGGACGTTCTCGAGGTCGAGTGCGACGTGCTCGTGCCTGCGGCGCTCGAGAAAGTCATCACCGCGGAGAACGCGCCACGCATCCGCGCGAAGATCATCGCCGAAGCGGCGAACGGGCCGACGCTTCCCGAAGCCGACGACATCCTCTTCGACCGCGGCATCATGGTGCTGCCCGACATCCTCGCGAACGCCGGCGGCGTGACGGTCTCGTACTTCGAGTGGGTGCAAGACCTGCAAGAAGACTTCTGGGATGAGGACAAAGTCAACGAGCGCCTCAAACGCAAGATGACCAAAGCGTTTCGCGAGACGCTCGAGCAGTCGAAAAAGCACAAGGTCCACATGCGGCGCGCCGCCTACGTCGTCGCGGTCAGCCGCGTCGCGGAAGCGACGAAGCTGCGCGGCGTCTATCCGTAA
- a CDS encoding choice-of-anchor tandem repeat GloVer-containing protein, with product MRNHGLRLLATAGALSIAALSLFCSASASTTQGVVYNFSGGTDGGNAATTVAFDPQGRAYVTTVQGGFDGCGTIDRLIPKQGLWTEELVWTFTCGADGKNPHGGVTFDSAGNFFGTTVAGGAGGICVGDGCGVIFKKGAHNAFKVIYNFTGNKDGFGPGNPVAIDSHDNLYGDAPDGGAHGIGVVYQLSFHRTQWQFKVLHAFTGGNDGGIGSLGPLLIDSAGDIFGVAEIGGMHQAGTAFKLVPGPNNTFSFSVIYQFKGTPDAGSPYGGLIADAQGDLFGTTYFGGTSGNGAVYELMPRSTGRYAERVLYSFTGGSDGGNPTSTLVFDAAGDLFGTTDAGGGSCGCGVIFKLDHMTGMESVVHTFGSTRNDGQSPLYGLTPDANGNLFTSTVGGGTFGQGVIFGVTPSVRTMKDVIRAH from the coding sequence ATGCGGAACCATGGCCTTCGACTTCTTGCGACCGCGGGTGCGTTGAGCATCGCGGCGCTTTCGCTTTTCTGCAGCGCATCCGCGTCGACGACGCAGGGCGTCGTGTACAATTTCAGCGGCGGCACCGACGGGGGCAACGCGGCGACGACGGTCGCGTTCGATCCGCAAGGGCGCGCGTACGTCACCACGGTTCAAGGCGGGTTCGACGGTTGCGGCACCATCGACCGCCTGATCCCGAAGCAGGGCTTGTGGACCGAGGAGCTCGTGTGGACGTTCACGTGCGGCGCCGACGGGAAGAATCCGCACGGCGGCGTGACGTTTGATTCCGCCGGAAACTTCTTCGGCACGACCGTCGCGGGTGGCGCGGGCGGCATATGCGTGGGCGACGGCTGCGGCGTCATCTTCAAGAAGGGCGCGCACAACGCGTTCAAGGTGATCTACAACTTCACCGGCAACAAGGACGGCTTCGGTCCGGGCAATCCCGTCGCCATTGATTCGCACGACAATCTCTACGGCGACGCCCCGGACGGCGGTGCGCACGGCATAGGGGTCGTCTACCAGCTGTCGTTCCACCGGACGCAGTGGCAGTTCAAGGTGCTGCACGCATTCACCGGCGGCAACGACGGCGGGATCGGATCGCTCGGCCCGCTGCTCATCGACTCCGCCGGCGACATCTTCGGCGTCGCCGAGATCGGCGGTATGCACCAAGCTGGCACCGCTTTCAAGCTCGTGCCGGGGCCGAACAATACGTTCAGCTTCAGCGTCATCTACCAGTTCAAAGGCACGCCCGATGCCGGATCTCCGTACGGCGGCCTCATCGCCGATGCGCAAGGCGATCTTTTCGGCACGACATACTTCGGCGGAACGTCGGGTAACGGCGCGGTCTACGAATTGATGCCGAGATCGACCGGGAGGTACGCGGAGCGCGTCCTCTACAGCTTCACCGGCGGCAGCGACGGCGGCAATCCGACGTCGACGCTGGTGTTCGACGCTGCCGGCGACCTCTTCGGCACGACCGACGCGGGCGGCGGCTCGTGCGGCTGCGGCGTCATCTTCAAGCTCGACCACATGACCGGCATGGAGAGTGTCGTCCACACGTTCGGCTCGACGCGCAACGACGGTCAATCGCCGCTGTACGGGCTGACGCCCGACGCGAACGGCAACCTCTTCACTTCGACGGTCGGCGGCGGCACGTTCGGACAAGGCGTCATCTTCGGTGTGACGCCCTCGGTGCGGACGATGAAGGACGTCATCCGGGCGCACTAG
- a CDS encoding O-acetyl-ADP-ribose deacetylase produces the protein MRIGRAELVLVRGDITKIAADAIVNAANSALLGGGGVDGAIHRAGGPSIMAECRTIGGCPTGGAVATGAGALPARHVIHAVAPIYRGAASDARLLRSAYETSLKLAGSLGAKSISFPSLGTGAYGYPIWQAAPIAIDAAVVHLRSGSDLERVTFVLFSETDLAVYEETLAAFSAYG, from the coding sequence ATGCGGATCGGTCGCGCCGAACTCGTGCTCGTTCGCGGGGACATCACGAAGATCGCAGCCGATGCGATCGTCAACGCGGCGAACAGCGCTTTGTTAGGCGGCGGCGGCGTCGACGGCGCGATCCACCGAGCGGGCGGCCCGTCCATCATGGCCGAGTGTCGAACGATCGGCGGATGCCCGACGGGCGGCGCGGTCGCGACCGGCGCCGGCGCGCTTCCCGCACGTCACGTCATCCACGCGGTCGCGCCGATCTATCGCGGCGCTGCGTCCGATGCGCGGCTGCTGCGGTCCGCGTACGAGACGAGTCTGAAACTCGCCGGGTCGCTTGGCGCGAAGTCGATCTCGTTTCCATCCCTTGGCACCGGTGCGTACGGCTACCCGATATGGCAAGCCGCGCCGATAGCGATCGACGCGGCCGTCGTGCATCTGCGAAGCGGCTCGGATCTCGAGCGCGTCACGTTCGTGCTCTTCTCCGAGACCGACCTCGCGGTCTACGAAGAGACGCTCGCCGCTTTTAGCGCTTACGGATAG